One part of the Rhodanobacteraceae bacterium genome encodes these proteins:
- a CDS encoding IS21 family transposase — translation MRQIRELLRLHYEEGLSRRVLARSQGVARSTVERLLKHFAASGLSWPLDAGLSDEELERRLYRSHPHQGTAKPCARPNYAAMVPELARKGVTRRLLWSEYREQHPDGIGYSVFCDELGAFLADRDLAYRHDHVPGEKAYFDFAGLTLDYRIGDKVASAHIFTAALGWSNAIFAHAYANETAESWLDGHHRAFVAFGGVPRIAVPDNPRALIARADRFEPKLTAAYRDFARHYDVVVIPARVRKPRDKSPVEGAVKVVEMQILACARDRVFASLDALNDWLKEKLAALNATPFQKRVGSRDSQLAEERVHLSPLPANRFEMASYLVRKVARDYHVDVHRQYYSVPHVHAGQIVEVRLTQAHVEVLIRDQRIALHRRAPPSQRFITDPAHMPAHHRAYADPKILQRAAAVGSRTLAFIETLFAKRRHPEQAIRSAQGVLGLVRDHGASALEDACARACALDTIGYEHVRRLLLSARNQLPLPLPPQTHEHVRGSDYYSASHPEVRHAA, via the coding sequence ATGCGACAGATTCGAGAACTGCTGCGGTTGCACTATGAGGAAGGGCTGAGCCGGCGGGTGCTGGCGCGCTCGCAGGGGGTGGCGCGCAGTACGGTGGAGCGCCTGCTCAAGCACTTTGCGGCGTCGGGGCTTAGTTGGCCGCTGGACGCCGGGTTGAGCGACGAGGAACTGGAGCGGCGGTTATATCGGAGTCATCCGCACCAGGGGACAGCGAAGCCCTGCGCGCGGCCCAACTATGCGGCGATGGTGCCGGAGTTGGCGCGCAAAGGGGTGACCCGGCGGCTGTTGTGGTCCGAGTATCGCGAGCAACATCCGGACGGCATCGGCTACAGCGTGTTCTGCGATGAGCTGGGCGCGTTCCTGGCTGACCGTGATCTGGCTTATCGCCACGACCATGTGCCGGGCGAGAAGGCCTATTTCGACTTCGCCGGTCTGACGTTGGACTACCGCATCGGCGACAAGGTCGCATCGGCGCACATCTTCACCGCCGCGCTCGGCTGGTCGAACGCGATCTTCGCGCACGCCTATGCCAACGAGACGGCCGAGAGCTGGCTCGACGGCCATCACCGGGCCTTCGTCGCCTTCGGTGGCGTGCCCCGGATTGCGGTGCCCGACAATCCGCGTGCGCTGATTGCCCGAGCGGATCGCTTCGAGCCGAAGCTGACCGCGGCCTATCGCGACTTTGCGCGCCACTACGATGTCGTCGTGATCCCGGCCCGAGTACGCAAGCCCAGGGACAAGTCGCCGGTCGAGGGCGCCGTGAAGGTGGTCGAGATGCAGATCCTCGCCTGCGCGCGCGACCGCGTGTTCGCCTCGCTCGATGCCCTCAACGACTGGCTGAAGGAGAAGCTCGCGGCATTGAATGCGACGCCGTTCCAGAAGCGCGTGGGCTCGCGCGACAGCCAGTTGGCCGAGGAGCGCGTGCATCTGTCGCCATTGCCAGCGAACCGCTTCGAGATGGCCAGCTACCTGGTGCGCAAGGTGGCGCGCGACTATCACGTCGACGTCCACCGGCAGTACTACAGCGTCCCTCATGTACACGCCGGACAGATCGTCGAAGTCCGCCTGACCCAGGCGCATGTCGAAGTGCTGATCCGCGATCAGCGGATTGCACTGCATCGCCGCGCACCGCCGAGCCAACGCTTCATCACCGATCCGGCGCACATGCCGGCGCATCACCGCGCCTATGCCGACCCGAAGATCCTGCAGCGGGCGGCGGCTGTCGGCAGTCGGACGCTCGCGTTCATCGAGACGCTGTTCGCCAAGCGCCGGCATCCGGAACAAGCGATCCGCAGTGCCCAGGGCGTGCTCGGCCTGGTGCGCGACCACGGCGCGAGCGCACTCGAGGACGCGTGCGCACGCGCCTGTGCCCTCGACACCATCGGCTACGAGCATGTGCGCCGGCTGTTGCTCAGTGCGCGCAACCAGTTGCCGCTGCCGCTCCCGCCGCAGACCCATGAGCACGTCCGCGGCAGCGACTATTACAGTGCCAGCCATCCGGAGGTGCGCCATGCTGCATGA
- a CDS encoding ATP-binding protein, with the protein MLHEPVHQQLARLGLRGVADTLARMSPGDEFIDTLATLLEAECLHRDSVAQTRRLKLARLSQRAHPADVDLRTPRGLGKSRWLHLLSLNWLRQHQHVLLIGPTGVGKSYLGCALAKAAIDAKHSVRYLRLPRLGDELSALQAQGRTSHWLKTLSRIDLLILDDFGLVPMCAEHQPLLLELLEDRHQRGSVLLTSQLPLKLWHGQFKDPTLADAILDRLVHNAELVELSGESMRKKGSKPTDAKDRNDPSD; encoded by the coding sequence ATGCTGCATGAACCTGTGCACCAGCAACTGGCGCGCCTGGGCCTGCGCGGCGTGGCCGACACCCTGGCGCGGATGTCCCCGGGCGACGAGTTCATCGACACCCTCGCCACCCTGCTCGAAGCCGAATGCCTGCACCGCGACAGCGTAGCCCAGACGCGGCGGCTGAAGCTTGCGCGCCTCAGCCAGCGGGCACACCCGGCCGACGTCGACCTGCGCACGCCGCGCGGTCTGGGCAAGAGCCGCTGGCTCCATCTGCTCAGCCTCAACTGGCTCAGGCAACACCAGCACGTGCTGCTGATCGGCCCGACTGGCGTCGGCAAGAGCTACCTCGGCTGCGCGCTCGCCAAGGCCGCCATCGACGCCAAGCACTCGGTGCGCTACCTGCGCCTGCCACGCCTCGGCGACGAGCTCAGTGCACTACAGGCGCAAGGGCGGACCAGCCACTGGCTGAAGACCCTGAGCCGCATCGACCTGCTGATCCTCGACGACTTCGGCCTGGTGCCGATGTGCGCGGAGCACCAGCCGCTGCTGCTGGAACTGCTGGAAGATCGCCACCAGCGCGGAAGCGTGCTGCTGACCAGCCAGCTGCCGCTCAAGCTCTGGCACGGTCAGTTCAAGGATCCCACCCTGGCCGACGCCATCCTCGACCGCCTGGTACACAACGCAGAGCTGGTTGAGCTCAGCGGCGAATCAATGCGCAAGAAGGGCTCAAAGCCAACAGACGCCAAGGACAGAAACGACCCGTCCGACTAG
- a CDS encoding phage major capsid protein: protein MCKNNLDFMVRGMRNAVAADPDSIRERLIATADRATAIAAAAEREGRSLTADERASVDELHNEFLGLQAELDAIDRVQGMQRALAEPMPRGALPPDVVAAANADSASGRATVSGDRSRGMVLPANCARASSILLPRSADAFGQNVEAFFQSVARGVADPRMLNLTGTESSGADGGFAVPNFWFAGILDQAMQAAEFAPRCLLFPTSTNGITIPMPDTQNRSTDIAGLSANWAGENQQQTAQRMKWRNVDVRLHKIFLLAEASGELAADGLNFAAQLETKMAEAAAYALDAAILRGTGAGQPLGILNDPSAIAVNPESGQTAGTVLYQNLINMFGRISPASQKRATWFISPSVLGQLLQMSWPGSTIPILLGNGNASNAAVGEFVGTILGRPVVTTEVCNPIGDAGDIVIADLSQFALAMRTTARIEVDRSHGFDRDAIAWRLIWRVSGCGMWNSAITPYAGGPTLGWCAYLNART from the coding sequence AGAGCGCCTGATAGCGACGGCTGACCGCGCAACCGCAATAGCTGCCGCCGCCGAGCGCGAAGGGCGTTCCCTCACCGCAGATGAGCGCGCCAGCGTCGACGAACTGCACAATGAATTCTTGGGGCTTCAGGCTGAACTGGACGCGATAGATCGAGTTCAGGGAATGCAACGCGCTCTTGCCGAGCCGATGCCGCGCGGAGCGCTGCCGCCGGATGTCGTCGCCGCGGCAAATGCGGACTCAGCCTCCGGCCGCGCAACAGTGTCTGGTGATCGTAGCCGCGGCATGGTGCTCCCCGCAAACTGTGCTCGGGCTTCCTCCATCCTTCTGCCTCGCTCAGCCGATGCGTTCGGCCAGAACGTAGAAGCATTTTTCCAATCGGTGGCCCGCGGTGTCGCCGATCCTCGAATGCTCAACCTCACGGGAACGGAATCGAGCGGTGCCGATGGCGGTTTCGCGGTCCCCAATTTCTGGTTTGCGGGCATCTTGGACCAAGCCATGCAAGCCGCTGAATTTGCGCCGCGGTGTTTGTTATTCCCGACGAGCACAAATGGAATCACCATTCCGATGCCCGATACACAAAATCGGTCAACGGATATTGCCGGGCTTTCCGCCAATTGGGCCGGTGAAAACCAACAGCAAACCGCGCAACGCATGAAATGGCGGAATGTGGATGTTCGCTTGCACAAAATTTTCTTGCTCGCGGAAGCAAGCGGAGAATTGGCAGCAGACGGACTCAATTTCGCGGCACAACTGGAAACCAAAATGGCCGAAGCTGCCGCGTATGCCCTGGATGCCGCAATCTTGCGCGGGACAGGCGCCGGTCAGCCGTTGGGAATCTTGAATGATCCATCAGCAATCGCGGTAAATCCCGAAAGCGGCCAGACTGCCGGCACGGTGCTCTACCAGAATCTGATAAATATGTTCGGTCGCATTTCTCCTGCGTCGCAGAAACGGGCCACGTGGTTTATCTCTCCAAGCGTTCTCGGCCAGTTGCTGCAAATGTCCTGGCCGGGCTCAACGATTCCCATTTTGCTAGGGAATGGCAATGCGTCCAATGCTGCCGTGGGTGAATTCGTGGGCACCATCTTGGGCCGTCCGGTGGTGACTACCGAGGTTTGCAACCCGATTGGCGATGCTGGAGATATCGTCATTGCCGATCTTTCGCAATTCGCGCTCGCAATGCGCACAACCGCCCGAATTGAAGTGGATCGGTCACACGGCTTTGACCGGGACGCGATTGCTTGGCGATTGATCTGGCGCGTATCGGGTTGCGGAATGTGGAATTCGGCGATCACGCCTTATGCCGGTGGGCCGACGCTTGGATGGTGCGCCTACTTGAATGCGCGCACCTGA